Proteins encoded within one genomic window of Chthonomonas sp.:
- the grpE gene encoding nucleotide exchange factor GrpE encodes MTPLDSDPLSPDNLGDTLNDDVLADAAYDPEEMEESDATSDIIDTLTQELEESKNLVMRTMADFQNFRRRVQQEKEELRRYATENLVRELLPVLDNFERTVAASECGASMEALVEGVRMIDRQLRTALNSVSLVRIHATGMSFDPDRHEAIATDEASGQPAGTVTAEVEPGYMLGERIIRPARVRVAK; translated from the coding sequence TTGACCCCACTTGATTCTGATCCACTTTCTCCTGACAATCTCGGCGATACGCTGAACGACGACGTGCTCGCCGATGCGGCCTATGATCCCGAGGAGATGGAGGAGTCGGACGCCACAAGCGACATCATCGATACGCTTACCCAGGAGCTCGAAGAGTCCAAGAACCTGGTCATGCGGACGATGGCAGACTTCCAGAACTTCCGCCGCCGGGTTCAGCAGGAGAAGGAAGAATTGCGCCGGTACGCGACCGAAAACCTCGTACGCGAACTCCTGCCCGTGCTCGACAACTTTGAGCGGACCGTAGCAGCATCTGAGTGCGGCGCGTCGATGGAAGCGCTCGTCGAAGGGGTGCGCATGATCGACCGCCAACTTCGAACCGCGCTCAACTCCGTCTCCTTGGTGCGCATCCATGCAACGGGCATGTCGTTCGATCCCGATCGCCACGAAGCGATCGCGACCGACGAAGCGAGCGGCCAACCTGCGGGCACCGTGACCGCTGAGGTTGAGCCAGGTTACATGCTGGGCGAACGAATCATCAGGCCAGCCCGAGTGCGGGTCGCGAAGTGA
- a CDS encoding Spy/CpxP family protein refolding chaperone: MKKLTTLVFTAVLGIGLLTPVLAQPGGGPGPGPGQGQGGGRERGPGGGMAQRQQKIEDKVLAQLNLSDKQKAEIKALREKTKKAMDELRGKGGGQGNPPSDEDRKKMRDVMEGYRTGLEKILTAEQREEFKKLMKEEMEKARKERGEGRGPGRGGPGGPGGGPGDGPGEGPGGPL, translated from the coding sequence ATGAAGAAACTCACAACGCTTGTATTCACTGCCGTACTCGGCATCGGTCTTTTGACCCCGGTCCTCGCCCAGCCAGGCGGTGGCCCCGGTCCTGGTCCCGGCCAAGGTCAAGGTGGCGGCCGAGAGCGAGGCCCCGGTGGCGGCATGGCCCAGCGCCAGCAGAAGATTGAGGACAAGGTTCTCGCCCAACTGAACCTGAGCGACAAGCAGAAGGCAGAGATCAAGGCCCTGCGCGAGAAGACGAAGAAGGCCATGGACGAACTCCGCGGCAAGGGCGGCGGACAGGGCAATCCGCCTTCGGACGAAGATCGCAAGAAGATGCGCGACGTGATGGAGGGCTATCGCACCGGCCTGGAGAAGATCCTGACTGCCGAGCAGCGCGAAGAGTTCAAGAAGCTCATGAAGGAAGAAATGGAAAAGGCTCGCAAGGAGCGCGGTGAAGGCCGAGGTCCTGGTCGAGGCGGCCCGGGTGGCCCCGGCGGTGGACCGGGTGACGGTCCGGGCGAAGGCCCAGGCGGCCCGCTCTAA
- a CDS encoding HAD family phosphatase has product MANIRLAAIDMDGTALRGDRSLHPENIAAIHRATERGIQVALASGRMFLSLRRFADDIGLEMPIVSSNGAYVVDDSAQIVLNATVSDSIALAILDYCESHQLHVNLYTGSGIACVRETSWLVTYAERVQNFSPEPLGLDACREISPNKMLIFAEPEDLDTHGRTLRDMVPPGLGTWVRSEPDFLELLPPDVTKGYGLSRLAAHMDVPPVEVAAIGDYLNDLEMLEWAGTAAAVANAHPKILETAGVVYPSNEEAGVAAFLDALG; this is encoded by the coding sequence ATGGCAAACATTCGACTCGCCGCGATCGATATGGATGGCACTGCGCTCCGCGGTGACCGGTCATTGCACCCCGAGAACATCGCGGCGATCCACCGGGCAACGGAACGCGGGATCCAAGTCGCACTCGCAAGCGGGCGGATGTTTCTCAGCTTGCGCAGGTTCGCCGACGACATTGGGCTTGAGATGCCCATCGTCAGCAGCAACGGTGCCTACGTAGTGGACGACAGCGCGCAGATTGTCCTGAACGCGACCGTGTCCGATTCCATCGCACTGGCAATCCTCGACTATTGCGAGTCCCACCAACTGCATGTGAACCTCTATACTGGCTCGGGGATCGCCTGTGTTCGCGAGACGAGTTGGCTGGTCACCTACGCCGAGCGAGTGCAGAACTTCTCTCCTGAGCCGCTGGGTCTGGATGCGTGCCGAGAGATCTCGCCGAACAAGATGCTCATCTTCGCTGAGCCGGAGGACCTCGATACCCACGGCCGAACCCTGCGCGACATGGTTCCACCCGGGCTTGGAACCTGGGTGCGATCCGAGCCCGACTTTTTGGAACTGCTCCCACCGGATGTCACCAAAGGCTACGGCCTGAGCCGGCTCGCCGCGCATATGGACGTCCCACCGGTCGAGGTCGCGGCGATCGGCGACTACCTCAACGACCTGGAGATGTTGGAGTGGGCGGGGACGGCAGCGGCCGTAGCCAATGCCCACCCAAAGATTCTTGAGACTGCGGGGGTGGTTTATCCGTCCAATGAAGAGGCGGGGGTAGCGGCCTTCCTTGACGCGCTAGGTTAA
- a CDS encoding chemotaxis protein CheW, with translation MSTEATKTTEPIDLNSTTDADASQSPNQSVIFLLGAESYGIDIFRVNEIIRMREITSLPRVENHIRGLVNLRGKTIPVIALGTRLGLSEVPDTESTRIIVVDSEHGNVGIVVDAVREVVTLDPACIDATPSIVQELSAEFVRGVAKHETGLITLLELDKAIAA, from the coding sequence ATGTCTACCGAAGCGACGAAAACGACTGAACCCATTGATTTGAATTCGACGACCGACGCCGACGCGTCCCAGTCCCCCAACCAATCCGTCATTTTCTTGCTCGGAGCGGAGAGCTACGGTATCGATATCTTCCGCGTGAATGAGATCATCCGTATGCGCGAAATCACCTCCTTACCCCGTGTGGAGAACCACATTCGTGGGCTGGTGAACCTCCGTGGCAAGACGATCCCGGTCATCGCGCTGGGGACCCGCCTTGGACTCAGCGAAGTGCCCGACACCGAGAGTACGCGGATCATCGTCGTGGACTCGGAACACGGCAACGTCGGCATTGTCGTCGACGCGGTCCGTGAGGTGGTCACTTTGGACCCAGCGTGCATCGACGCCACCCCTTCGATCGTGCAGGAACTAAGCGCTGAGTTCGTTCGAGGCGTCGCCAAGCACGAAACCGGTTTGATCACTTTGCTTGAGCTCGACAAGGCGATTGCGGCCTAA
- a CDS encoding chemotaxis protein CheA, which produces MSNDLDMGQYLDLFVQEADEQLEILEQETLKLEQDPSQDRLQIIFRAAHTLKGSSRAMGFQKMAELTHEMENVLDNLRQGNLSVTTPIANALLNCLDTLCDMTTSIRNGNGDAVENPSLVQELQSFVGVAPAEDEAGAPLDVSSSGFASGLPADMADALREAAVQGTIYRGQFTLSADCVLKYVRAFMVTSLIENVGELLVCVPDREALEEEKFDRNFEVFFQVSSDFEDLKTQLEGVSEVDWQSVAPWDGEVGTSEEDESPSEKAAEAVVEATPSAVASTPAAPAAAATTRAATNEVRKTESGQTVRVDVSRLDTLMNLVGELVIDRTRMAQLGAELSATYDHPCIEALAETVGHIARTTSDLQDQIMKARMMPIETVMNRFPRVVRDLAQKLGKDVKLELVGGDTELDRSVIEVIGDPLLHILRNSVDHGLEMPEQRLAAGKPVEGKVVVSARHQENYIVIEITDDGRGIDANKIKAKVLESGLATKESLDRMTEREILQFIFASGLSTASEVSEVSGRGVGMDIVRSNIQKLGGIIDLETELGAGTKFSLRLPLTLAIIRGLLVKVSGVVYVIPLGNVIETLQITDDQIQHVNKQEVIVIRGMTTPLMRMRQVFQSRDFVEKQESEQLYVVIVGIAEQRFGLVVDRLIGEQEVVIKSLSRFCGDARGISGATILGDGNVALIMDINGLVK; this is translated from the coding sequence ATGAGTAACGACCTAGATATGGGGCAATACCTCGACCTCTTCGTGCAAGAGGCCGATGAGCAACTCGAAATTCTCGAGCAAGAGACCTTGAAACTGGAGCAAGATCCCTCGCAGGATCGGCTTCAGATCATCTTCCGCGCTGCGCACACCTTGAAAGGGAGTAGCCGCGCGATGGGCTTCCAGAAAATGGCCGAGCTGACGCACGAGATGGAGAACGTCCTCGATAACCTGCGTCAGGGCAATCTATCGGTGACGACACCGATCGCAAATGCGTTGCTGAACTGTCTGGACACGCTGTGTGACATGACGACCTCGATTCGCAATGGAAACGGGGACGCGGTCGAGAATCCGAGCCTCGTGCAAGAGTTGCAGAGCTTCGTGGGCGTCGCGCCCGCAGAGGATGAGGCTGGCGCACCGCTCGACGTCTCGTCCAGCGGATTTGCTTCGGGATTGCCAGCCGACATGGCGGACGCTCTGCGAGAGGCCGCCGTTCAGGGAACGATTTATCGGGGCCAGTTCACTTTATCTGCCGACTGCGTACTCAAGTATGTTCGCGCGTTCATGGTGACTTCGCTCATCGAAAATGTGGGCGAACTGCTGGTTTGCGTTCCGGACCGAGAAGCGCTCGAGGAAGAGAAGTTCGACCGAAACTTCGAAGTGTTCTTCCAAGTCAGCAGCGATTTTGAGGATCTGAAGACGCAGTTGGAAGGCGTCAGCGAAGTCGACTGGCAGTCCGTCGCACCATGGGACGGGGAAGTCGGAACCTCGGAAGAGGACGAGTCACCATCGGAGAAGGCGGCAGAGGCAGTCGTCGAGGCCACTCCATCCGCGGTAGCATCGACTCCCGCTGCGCCAGCGGCGGCCGCGACCACCCGCGCAGCGACGAATGAAGTGCGCAAGACGGAGTCAGGCCAGACGGTTCGCGTCGATGTGAGCCGACTCGATACGCTGATGAATTTGGTCGGCGAACTTGTCATCGACCGCACCCGCATGGCCCAGCTCGGTGCTGAACTGAGCGCAACCTACGATCACCCGTGCATCGAAGCGCTTGCCGAAACGGTTGGGCACATTGCCCGAACGACGAGCGACCTGCAAGACCAAATCATGAAGGCACGCATGATGCCGATTGAAACGGTCATGAACCGGTTCCCACGAGTCGTGCGGGATCTGGCGCAGAAGCTTGGCAAGGACGTGAAGTTGGAGTTGGTCGGCGGAGACACCGAACTCGACCGAAGCGTGATTGAGGTCATCGGCGACCCACTGCTGCACATCCTCCGGAACTCTGTCGACCACGGACTGGAAATGCCGGAACAGCGTCTCGCAGCGGGCAAGCCGGTCGAAGGCAAGGTCGTGGTCAGCGCACGCCACCAAGAAAACTACATTGTCATTGAAATTACGGATGATGGACGCGGAATCGATGCCAACAAGATAAAGGCGAAGGTTCTCGAAAGCGGGCTGGCGACGAAAGAGTCGCTGGATCGCATGACGGAACGAGAGATTCTGCAGTTCATCTTTGCAAGCGGTCTGAGCACCGCCTCAGAGGTGAGCGAAGTGTCGGGCCGAGGGGTTGGAATGGACATCGTCCGCTCCAACATCCAGAAGCTAGGCGGCATTATCGATTTGGAGACCGAGCTGGGAGCAGGCACGAAGTTTAGCCTTCGGTTGCCACTCACGCTCGCGATCATTCGCGGCTTGCTGGTGAAGGTCAGCGGGGTGGTCTACGTGATCCCGCTTGGTAACGTGATCGAAACGCTACAGATCACGGACGACCAGATCCAACACGTGAACAAACAGGAAGTGATCGTGATTCGAGGGATGACGACGCCGCTGATGCGGATGCGCCAGGTCTTCCAATCGCGTGACTTTGTAGAAAAGCAGGAATCCGAGCAGCTTTACGTGGTGATCGTCGGGATTGCCGAGCAACGATTTGGTCTGGTTGTGGATCGACTGATCGGCGAGCAAGAGGTGGTCATCAAATCGCTCAGCCGCTTCTGTGGCGATGCGCGAGGAATCTCTGGCGCGACAATTTTGGGCGACGGCAACGTGGCCCTCATTATGGATATCAACGGATTGGTGAAGTGA
- the glmM gene encoding phosphoglucosamine mutase produces the protein MSGKRFGTDGIRGVANRDLTPDLCLGIGYAAGKAMLEDGLTPRAVLGRDTRLSGTMLGAALAAGFCSAGVEAVSLGVAPTGAISHAARVGDFGLAAVISASHNPAPDNGIKLIAHDGRKVSEEFEARVEAVMHSLPEARVSGGQIGRLVQTREPLERYMTDLEPIVPEGLSGLRIAVDGSHGAGHELGPEIFRRLGAEVHTIGVEPDGMNINAEGGATKPHTIQEFTKSIGAHIGVAFDGDADRAVFSDEQGRLINGDRTIALWCGHWKADLDPPVAVGTVMSNTGFERYLESQGIRLERTSVGDKYVSAKMCELGGLVGGEQSGHLIFSERGPTGDGLITALEVLRVLKRSGRAASEFYGDYVYWPQLLVNLRVTSKEAVANSEPIQQAVVHASERLGTAGRVNLRPSGTQPVVRLMVEAETYELRDAVSSTLLEVLAQHAGGEIEGQVDLTHALGD, from the coding sequence GTGAGCGGCAAGCGGTTTGGAACGGACGGTATCCGTGGGGTCGCCAATCGCGATTTGACTCCGGACTTATGCTTGGGCATCGGGTACGCCGCGGGCAAGGCGATGCTTGAGGACGGCCTCACACCGCGGGCTGTGCTGGGTCGAGACACGCGCCTGAGCGGAACGATGCTTGGCGCGGCCCTCGCGGCAGGATTCTGCTCTGCTGGCGTGGAAGCGGTCTCGTTGGGTGTCGCACCGACCGGTGCGATCAGCCATGCGGCCCGCGTCGGCGATTTTGGGCTCGCGGCGGTCATCTCGGCAAGCCATAACCCCGCTCCAGACAACGGGATCAAGCTCATCGCCCACGATGGGCGCAAGGTCAGCGAAGAATTCGAGGCACGCGTCGAGGCAGTCATGCATTCACTGCCAGAAGCCCGGGTTAGCGGTGGCCAGATCGGTCGTCTAGTCCAAACGCGCGAGCCGCTGGAGCGGTACATGACCGACCTGGAACCGATCGTGCCTGAGGGCCTGAGCGGCCTGCGCATCGCGGTCGATGGCAGCCACGGGGCGGGTCACGAATTGGGGCCAGAGATCTTCCGGCGACTGGGGGCCGAAGTCCATACGATCGGTGTTGAGCCGGATGGCATGAATATCAACGCTGAGGGCGGCGCGACCAAGCCTCACACCATCCAGGAGTTCACCAAGAGCATTGGTGCGCACATCGGCGTGGCGTTCGATGGAGACGCGGACCGAGCGGTTTTCAGCGACGAGCAGGGAAGACTGATCAACGGAGACCGGACGATCGCGCTGTGGTGCGGCCACTGGAAAGCGGACTTGGACCCGCCCGTGGCAGTAGGGACCGTCATGAGCAACACCGGGTTTGAGCGATACCTGGAGTCTCAAGGCATCCGTCTGGAGCGAACCTCGGTTGGCGATAAGTACGTGAGCGCGAAGATGTGCGAACTCGGCGGCCTGGTGGGCGGCGAGCAAAGCGGTCACTTGATCTTCAGCGAGCGTGGGCCCACCGGCGACGGCCTCATCACCGCTCTCGAAGTCCTTCGAGTTTTGAAGCGATCAGGCCGTGCCGCCAGTGAGTTTTACGGCGACTATGTGTATTGGCCCCAGCTACTTGTGAACCTGCGCGTGACGAGCAAGGAGGCGGTTGCCAACTCCGAGCCAATCCAGCAAGCAGTGGTGCACGCGAGCGAGCGACTTGGCACCGCGGGCCGGGTGAATCTCAGACCCAGCGGGACGCAGCCCGTCGTCCGACTCATGGTCGAGGCGGAAACCTACGAACTCCGCGATGCGGTCAGCAGCACTTTGCTCGAAGTCTTGGCTCAGCATGCAGGCGGCGAGATCGAAGGGCAGGTAGATTTGACCCATGCTTTGGGCGATTGA
- a CDS encoding caspase family protein, whose amino-acid sequence MISIGTLIAACALASAQAWSDSYAKALDALKAERFAVARTLFKQAASLRADDFSGPTSLKGGSVTEPKLWRDGESYSPNFAAAYAAYKLALKTADDAERNALLRVCTAEFKALMAKGQRSREVYYFQNVVLNLLRDDAEVAALATNAAANADKMNWKIDSELLSIEERAAIFGVVAQGKPKPEAPKIVEPKPDPKPAPKEPVANKTEAAKPEPKKPEPEKPGPAPVKSPASTDEKPVVTTNEPKKTEEPKKETAKEEPKTPKKPVKNPTTDDGPPVLPADSNKPKPAPAGTATNPVVSRDEYMLDANGNVIALDNKYALIIGNSESAMVGGGLSFAVNDARYLEQNLVKLGGYKAENILVLTDVTAQEMLEGAASLAERVPENGVVMLYFSGVGVNLEGKDYLGGVDTAMPTDQTTMVAKTDLFQQFMNRGARIFSFFQVSRPMLGGRYFGQEALQLGAISQMQATIPGGVVSGGMVGGEQLGLFTSAMGRVLNEFKSNRIPILEFGWQVFDKIRGGERGKGAGGATQVPTLPQLTNLAPDSRF is encoded by the coding sequence ATGATCTCGATCGGGACTCTCATTGCCGCTTGCGCCCTCGCAAGCGCGCAAGCGTGGAGTGATTCATATGCTAAGGCGCTGGATGCGCTGAAGGCAGAGCGATTTGCCGTAGCTCGAACGCTGTTCAAGCAGGCTGCCAGCCTGCGTGCCGATGACTTCTCCGGTCCGACCTCCCTCAAGGGTGGATCGGTCACCGAGCCGAAGCTATGGCGCGATGGCGAAAGCTACTCGCCGAATTTCGCGGCCGCATACGCTGCGTACAAACTCGCGCTGAAGACGGCCGATGATGCTGAGCGCAACGCGCTGTTGAGGGTCTGCACCGCCGAATTCAAGGCGCTCATGGCCAAGGGCCAGCGTAGCCGAGAGGTCTACTACTTCCAGAACGTGGTCCTGAACTTGCTTCGCGATGACGCAGAAGTCGCTGCGCTGGCGACTAATGCCGCCGCAAACGCGGACAAGATGAACTGGAAGATCGACTCCGAACTATTGTCGATCGAAGAGCGCGCCGCAATCTTTGGAGTCGTCGCTCAGGGCAAGCCAAAGCCAGAGGCACCCAAGATTGTTGAGCCGAAGCCGGATCCAAAGCCCGCACCCAAGGAACCGGTTGCGAACAAGACCGAGGCCGCAAAGCCCGAGCCCAAGAAGCCGGAGCCAGAGAAGCCTGGACCTGCGCCGGTGAAGTCACCTGCTTCGACGGACGAAAAGCCAGTCGTCACAACGAACGAGCCCAAGAAGACCGAAGAACCCAAGAAGGAGACCGCCAAGGAGGAGCCCAAAACTCCCAAGAAACCGGTCAAGAATCCCACCACCGATGACGGACCGCCGGTCCTACCCGCCGATAGCAATAAGCCAAAGCCTGCTCCTGCAGGCACAGCGACAAACCCAGTCGTTTCCCGTGACGAGTACATGCTCGATGCGAACGGCAACGTCATTGCTCTGGACAACAAGTACGCCCTGATCATCGGGAATTCCGAATCGGCTATGGTCGGAGGGGGCCTGAGCTTCGCCGTAAACGACGCTCGGTACCTGGAGCAGAACCTCGTCAAGCTCGGTGGGTACAAGGCCGAGAACATCTTGGTCCTGACCGACGTGACCGCGCAAGAAATGCTTGAAGGCGCCGCATCGCTCGCTGAGCGGGTGCCGGAGAATGGCGTTGTGATGCTCTACTTCTCGGGAGTCGGCGTCAATCTTGAAGGCAAGGACTACCTCGGTGGAGTGGACACGGCTATGCCGACCGATCAGACGACGATGGTCGCCAAGACCGATCTCTTCCAGCAGTTCATGAACCGCGGAGCCCGAATCTTCAGCTTCTTCCAGGTTAGCCGTCCGATGCTGGGTGGTCGGTACTTCGGCCAAGAGGCCCTTCAGCTTGGAGCGATCTCCCAGATGCAAGCCACGATCCCGGGCGGAGTCGTCTCCGGAGGAATGGTTGGCGGCGAACAGCTAGGCTTGTTCACCAGTGCGATGGGCCGCGTACTCAACGAGTTCAAATCGAACCGAATCCCCATCCTAGAGTTCGGTTGGCAAGTCTTTGACAAGATTCGCGGTGGCGAACGGGGCAAGGGAGCCGGTGGCGCGACTCAGGTACCCACCCTGCCACAACTCACGAATCTGGCACCCGACTCGCGTTTCTAA
- a CDS encoding type III pantothenate kinase, which yields MLWAIDVGNTHTVFGLWGGQSWKQTFRIATDPGRTTEDDLAASLRSLCKQTGLDFAADRVVVASVVPAMDSLLGRLGRRWLQCEPEFLGPGPTVGVKVHYSPVESVGADRIANTLWARDQGPGPYILVDFGTATTFDVLSVEGDYLGGAIMTGVEISMAALFARAAKLPQIPLSPPSKAIGTNTVSALQSGIVLGYAGSVEALVKHLSQELPSKPRVIATGGLGGTFMGVCPSLEAYEPMMTLEGLRLFAAL from the coding sequence ATGCTTTGGGCGATTGACGTCGGGAACACGCACACTGTCTTTGGATTGTGGGGCGGGCAGTCTTGGAAGCAGACGTTTCGGATCGCTACGGACCCGGGTCGCACGACGGAAGACGATCTCGCGGCGAGCCTGAGGTCCCTCTGCAAGCAGACCGGGCTCGACTTCGCCGCCGATCGAGTGGTGGTCGCCTCAGTCGTGCCGGCCATGGATTCGTTGCTTGGACGACTTGGACGCCGCTGGTTGCAGTGCGAGCCGGAGTTCTTGGGTCCTGGCCCTACTGTCGGCGTGAAGGTTCACTACAGTCCGGTAGAGTCGGTTGGCGCAGACCGTATCGCCAATACGCTCTGGGCTCGTGACCAGGGGCCGGGGCCGTACATCTTGGTCGATTTCGGGACCGCCACGACGTTCGACGTTCTCAGTGTCGAAGGCGACTACCTTGGCGGCGCAATCATGACGGGCGTGGAAATCTCGATGGCGGCCCTTTTCGCACGAGCTGCCAAGTTGCCGCAGATTCCGCTGTCGCCTCCCTCGAAGGCCATCGGCACCAATACCGTGAGCGCGCTTCAGAGCGGAATCGTGCTTGGGTATGCAGGCTCGGTCGAAGCGCTCGTGAAGCACCTCTCCCAGGAGCTCCCTTCCAAGCCGCGGGTGATTGCGACCGGGGGGCTCGGCGGAACATTTATGGGTGTTTGCCCGAGTCTTGAGGCGTACGAGCCGATGATGACGTTGGAAGGCCTGCGGCTGTTCGCAGCGCTCTAG
- a CDS encoding GNAT family N-acetyltransferase yields the protein MAQEYRIRQATQADSPQVVECIRTVYDEYGFTWEADGYHADLYDLERHYAAPDKFWVAESDGLVMGTTALEVFDEITGQPGGLTWIDGLPRAVGTTCGLMRLYVRKEGRGNGLGRRLYETVIAEARAQGHTWMEIWSDLRFTAAHGLYTASGAELLGERKLITDPDQSIEAGFRLRLK from the coding sequence ATGGCGCAGGAATACCGGATCCGACAGGCGACCCAAGCGGACTCCCCTCAAGTGGTGGAGTGCATCCGTACTGTCTACGACGAGTACGGCTTCACGTGGGAAGCCGATGGTTACCACGCAGACCTGTACGATCTCGAACGACACTACGCAGCACCGGACAAATTCTGGGTCGCCGAGTCAGATGGCCTGGTGATGGGGACCACTGCGCTCGAGGTTTTCGATGAGATCACGGGTCAGCCCGGCGGGCTGACCTGGATCGACGGACTACCGCGAGCGGTCGGCACGACATGTGGGCTGATGCGGCTCTACGTACGCAAGGAAGGGCGCGGAAACGGACTCGGGCGTCGGCTCTATGAAACTGTCATCGCCGAGGCACGTGCACAGGGACACACGTGGATGGAGATTTGGAGCGATCTTCGCTTCACTGCCGCGCACGGTCTCTACACCGCTTCAGGAGCGGAACTCCTTGGCGAGCGCAAGCTCATCACCGACCCCGATCAGAGCATCGAGGCCGGTTTTCGCCTGAGACTCAAGTAA
- a CDS encoding sugar phosphate isomerase/epimerase, with protein sequence MKIGIFTALFGDKSFEQVLDTVQAEGIEAVELGAGAYPGSPHLEVDALLESKAARDRLLSELDRRKITLSAISVHGNPLHPNRAIAEDHHNAFVKAVKLANALGIERVNGFSGCPGDSARAKNPNWVTCAWPDEFRTILDWQWERRVIPYWRAQAKQLSIFNVKFCIEMHPGFVVYSNDTLLRLRRAMGSKLEDRIGANFDPSHLWWQGIDPIAAARELLRKGAFYHCHAKDLRIDSANSTLNGNLDTKSYGDIANRSWVFRSVGFGHGVEWWRSFVSVLLAHGYDDVLSIEHEDGLMSTMEGLRRAVSTLREAVVEEKPGPMFWAKE encoded by the coding sequence ATGAAGATCGGAATTTTCACCGCGCTATTTGGCGACAAATCGTTTGAGCAGGTGCTGGACACGGTTCAGGCCGAAGGAATCGAAGCCGTTGAGCTTGGTGCGGGTGCGTACCCTGGGTCGCCGCACCTGGAAGTGGACGCTCTGCTGGAGAGCAAGGCTGCCCGCGACCGACTATTGTCCGAACTGGACCGGCGAAAGATCACTCTTTCTGCCATCAGTGTCCACGGAAATCCCCTCCATCCGAACCGCGCGATCGCCGAGGATCATCACAACGCGTTTGTCAAAGCGGTCAAGCTCGCCAACGCCCTCGGGATCGAGCGCGTCAACGGCTTCAGCGGTTGTCCGGGAGACTCGGCGCGTGCCAAGAATCCGAACTGGGTGACTTGTGCATGGCCAGACGAATTTCGCACCATTCTTGATTGGCAGTGGGAGCGGCGAGTGATTCCGTATTGGCGCGCGCAGGCCAAGCAGCTGTCGATTTTCAACGTGAAGTTCTGCATCGAAATGCACCCCGGATTCGTGGTGTACTCGAACGACACGCTTCTGAGATTGCGCCGGGCCATGGGCTCGAAACTCGAGGATCGGATCGGGGCGAACTTTGACCCCTCGCACCTGTGGTGGCAGGGCATCGACCCGATCGCTGCCGCGCGAGAGTTGCTGCGCAAAGGGGCGTTCTACCATTGCCACGCCAAGGACCTGCGCATCGATTCCGCCAACTCAACGCTCAACGGCAACTTGGACACCAAGAGCTACGGTGACATCGCCAACCGCTCGTGGGTATTCCGGAGCGTGGGGTTCGGTCATGGCGTTGAGTGGTGGCGCAGTTTCGTTTCGGTGCTACTCGCGCATGGATACGACGACGTTCTGAGCATCGAGCATGAGGACGGCCTGATGTCCACGATGGAGGGCCTGCGACGGGCAGTTTCGACCTTGCGCGAGGCGGTGGTCGAGGAGAAACCGGGTCCCATGTTCTGGGCGAAAGAGTAA
- a CDS encoding HDOD domain-containing protein — protein MGEAVKKSPQIVTLDRAMKDLPPLPTAVAKILVLTGDQNSRAEELEKFIITDQAISTKVLRVVNSPYFGVSGQVASMSQAVLILGFDQIRNLVLSLGTTKVFDSSSPAVKELHLQLWRHAFASAAAAQFIARRKHLEHKDLDLVFSGGLLSNVGALFLAAQFTKPYTLIYDKHTNDNQNLSEMETKSFNTTHAEIGQQLGVMWKFPENLCIMLGRHEGPFEGDPVPSLYAVHAGDRIASVVCKPRDQWTDEVLHIDPAVTDWLGFDDATFAKAKEETLLKLEAASDMLNLFG, from the coding sequence ATGGGTGAAGCAGTAAAGAAAAGTCCTCAAATCGTCACGCTCGATCGAGCGATGAAGGATTTGCCGCCACTGCCGACCGCAGTCGCGAAAATTCTGGTGCTCACAGGCGATCAGAACAGCCGTGCTGAGGAGCTTGAAAAGTTCATCATCACCGACCAGGCGATCAGCACCAAGGTGCTGCGCGTGGTGAATTCGCCCTACTTTGGAGTGAGTGGTCAGGTCGCCAGCATGAGTCAGGCCGTGCTCATCCTCGGGTTCGACCAGATTCGAAACTTGGTGCTCAGTCTCGGCACGACAAAGGTGTTCGACTCGAGCAGTCCGGCGGTGAAAGAGCTGCACTTGCAGTTGTGGCGGCATGCGTTCGCCTCGGCCGCTGCGGCGCAATTCATTGCCCGTCGCAAGCACCTAGAGCACAAAGATCTAGACTTGGTTTTCTCAGGAGGACTGTTATCGAATGTCGGCGCATTGTTCCTCGCGGCTCAGTTCACCAAGCCCTATACGCTGATTTACGACAAGCACACGAACGACAACCAGAACCTTTCGGAGATGGAAACCAAGTCGTTCAACACAACGCACGCTGAGATCGGCCAGCAATTGGGTGTCATGTGGAAGTTCCCGGAGAACCTCTGCATCATGCTCGGTCGGCATGAAGGTCCGTTCGAGGGTGATCCGGTGCCGAGTTTGTATGCCGTCCACGCCGGCGATCGCATTGCCTCGGTCGTGTGTAAGCCACGCGATCAATGGACCGATGAGGTCCTGCACATCGATCCAGCCGTCACCGACTGGCTCGGTTTTGACGACGCGACTTTTGCCAAGGCAAAGGAAGAGACCCTTCTCAAGCTTGAGGCCGCATCAGACATGTTGAATCTGTTCGGATAG